The DNA sequence TTTATCTTAAAAATGGTGAACTGACGGGAAAGACAATACTGAGAGACGGGAGTACCGTCAGTCTTGTCTTAAAAAAGGACAGCATGGCTTACGGAAGGACAAAATACGGAACCTTTAATATAAAGCTTTCAGATCTCAAGAAAATAATCATTTACCCAAGACCTGAAGAGGGAAGTAAGAAGGATAAAAATCACTAATGAACCCCTCCTTGCAGCAAGCTGCCGGGTATCAATTTAGCGCACTCTAAACTTTATGCTCTCGTAAAAAGTCTTTTTTTGTCACCCAAAATCATGTCCTGAACTTGTTTCAGGATCATTCAGGGTCTCTAACTTACTGAGATAATTAGATGCTGAAACAAGTGAGATCCTGAAACGAGTTCAGGACGACAAATGGTGCAGTTTATGACTTTTTACGAGAACATCAAACTTGGCAAGTTCGCAAAACTTTAGGAACTTTCATATAAATGTTAATGTTCACCCACACATGGATACTGAGGAAATTTATAGGAGCAAGCCATATAAAAAGGGATGATCACGATATTTTTGCCTATAATGTATCTCCTGATCTTCTACCGGTTCACAAATCCATAACACCGGGATTGACTCACAGCATACCAAGGTTATCAAAACTGCCGCAACAGCATAACAGGGCTGCTTTTGTTCAGTTTCACTTACTTGTAGACGATATGGCACATCATGGGAAGATCAGCAGAGAGGCCATTACAGAATTCAATCCAAATTCCAATGGATACGCCTATATAAAAGGGAAGCCTTTAATCCAGCCGATTACCGATTTTTACAGAGAAATCGGGAACGAGATAAGCTTTAGTGAAACTGCTTATCTTTCCCATATGATAATTGAGATGTGCTTTGACCTGGCCATTTACAAGAAAGAGACCGATCTCGCAGCACTGTTTGCCGGGGCACTAACTTACACTGTTGAAAACAAGCTGAGCGAGTTTGTCAAAACTCTCAGCTGGTTTTTTGGAATCGAATCAGAAATTACAAAAGAAGCAATTAAAAGGGCAGTTGCCGTATATACAAGGTCAAAGGTCGACAGTTTGATGAGTCTCGAGGGGAGGGTATCCCTGTTTATTGATAATTACTGTTATGGTTCCTATAACGATAAAGCCCGAAACGGCATAAGAGAGCTGTTTAATCAAGGAATGGATTTAGTTGATGATTGCGAGGATTTTTTAGATGTAACTCTAACTGCAATTAATAATTCCGAGTTTAGATATCTGCTATAGCGCCTTTGTCACAAAACCGGAACGAAGGCATCTTGTACATACCTTCATCTTTTTCACCGCCCCGGTTTTATCATTTACGACACGCATCTTTTGAAGATTTGGATACCATACCTTCTTTGTTTTATTATTAGCATGACTTACGTTATTGCCGACCATAGGTCCTTTTCCACATATTTTACAAACTCGAGCCATAATAAGTATTCCTCCAGAAGAGAGCTTTAAAAACGAGTTCTGCAAAGCCCTCAGTAAAATCGAGAAGTTGCTTTCTAAATCATTAATACACTTTTTGCAAGCCTTTTTTTTCAGTTATTTTTCATTGAGGGGGGCTGACCCGTGGATTCGAGCACCTGCATCCAGTTGCTGCCTTCCGGATCGACCAGCTTCCGCTCCGATGTTACTGTCTTCAAGGGAAAGTGAACGAAGGCATTGTTCCACTGTCCAATCAACATTCCTGTTTTTCCAGCCATACCAGCATGAACGGCATATCGCGCCAGAACCCCACAGTAATGGCTGTCACTTGCATTAGCAGGAACGCTACGGATCATATAGCTTGGGTCCATATACTTTAAATTAATATCAATTCCTGCCTTCTCGAAATGTTCCTCTATTTTATGCTTTAAAAAGATGCCTATATCATATAATTTGATATTACCCGATGCGTCAGTTTCAACAGTATCGCCTTCTTTGTGGCATAAATTTTGGCCCGCGCCTTCAGCAACGAGGATTACCACGTGCCTCCTGTCTTTCAGACGCCTTTCAAGCACTTTCAGAAATCCCTTTTCTCCTTCTAAGTCAAAAGGAACCTCCGGAATTAAGACAAAGTTTGCATCACTTTCTGCCAGAGCGGCGATTGCGGCAATATGTCCGGAGTACCTTCCCATAAGCTTAACCAGGCCGATTCCCATCGGTGCGCCTTTTGCCTCGACATGAGCGCACTTGATGGCTTTGGCCGCTTCTGAAATTGCCGTGTCAAATCCAAAACTTTTACTGATAAAAGGCAAATCGTTATCTATGGTTTTCGGGATACTGATCACACTTATTTTCAGGTTTCTCTTCGTTATTTCCTCTGTTATTAAT is a window from the Syntrophales bacterium genome containing:
- the rpmB gene encoding 50S ribosomal protein L28; this translates as MARVCKICGKGPMVGNNVSHANNKTKKVWYPNLQKMRVVNDKTGAVKKMKVCTRCLRSGFVTKAL
- a CDS encoding ATP-dependent 6-phosphofructokinase, with the translated sequence MSKNIYDFEIHNLGENSIPFLVSVSHFTSDDERIMFDICLSKYNEDIKTGSPPLSLEVAGPRKMIYFDPSKVKAGIVTCGGLCPGINDVIRALVMELYYRYGVSNITGIRYGFQGLIPGFGHDVMELNPEVVKDIHSEGGSILASSRGGQNIGEMVDALVRMNISLFFCIGGDGTMKAAELITEEITKRNLKISVISIPKTIDNDLPFISKSFGFDTAISEAAKAIKCAHVEAKGAPMGIGLVKLMGRYSGHIAAIAALAESDANFVLIPEVPFDLEGEKGFLKVLERRLKDRRHVVILVAEGAGQNLCHKEGDTVETDASGNIKLYDIGIFLKHKIEEHFEKAGIDINLKYMDPSYMIRSVPANASDSHYCGVLARYAVHAGMAGKTGMLIGQWNNAFVHFPLKTVTSERKLVDPEGSNWMQVLESTGQPPSMKNN